One segment of Anastrepha obliqua isolate idAnaObli1 chromosome 3, idAnaObli1_1.0, whole genome shotgun sequence DNA contains the following:
- the LOC129241657 gene encoding protein draper isoform X2 — MPSLTTTYSKLLSLLIVLCGVSVVLSEDLLVNLSDGLEGPNVCKKRENYPVEVTTTELQSYQERQTVWCLNVPPRCSSYQIKHRTVNKTRTLMKTRIVRACCDGYTENLNGDGCVPECSKKCEHGKCIAPEKCKCEQGWGGETCDINCPAGYWGRDCSKPCDCMNNATCDPATGDCECAKGYTGEKCGDTCAPDRYGAKCMEECRCENGGSCHHISGECNCAPGFTGPLCEDLCPDGKHGMQCKQDCRCQNGGKCDPKSGNCLCPEGWTGDVCANKCPVGFFGKQCKEQCECFKGGPCHHITGKCECPPGYLGELCYEECPFNTYGVNCTEKCKCQNDAICDKATGACQCAPGWRGDDCSERICVFDKYGDDCNNTCDCDAVNTHLCHPESGKCYCKDGWSGAQCNRPCPFLKYGPNCELNCDCENFARCSPINGTCICAPGFQGERCAERCAEGRYGQDCAQKCDCENGAACSPETGQCSCTAGWRNIKCDRPCDLNYYGENCKFKCDCKNNAGCNPQNGTCTCAPGWTGEKCDQKCEAFTFGLGCELQCECDASNTIACDSATGKCVCKQGWGGVHCETNCPTGYYGENCDQVCRCLNNSSCDPDSGRCICAAGWTGVDCSEPCAHGFFGVGCRERCPESAQNNTSCDHITGEIVCRAGYIGLTCKHPCPSGYYGPGCKNQCHCENGGECNHVSGQCLCLPGWTGANCNISCPDEYYGPNCGQHCRCQNGGTCRKNDGFCVCPAGWMGTRCEEVCPEGFYGKHCITQCECASQNFVCHIAVGCVCRKGYTGENCDMLAAEERIQEANAGSNKLGIIWGCFIFLILFGCIMIVIYYRRRVSNLKTEIQHVQYISDTSQGMGDRHNFDNPVYGYQDQQQQRLLNNMRPKINNLDRSGMYADNSNASTGSASYSVNFSHDMLAKNLNADLTNPNVYNPYEDPLKEEHVYDEIKQKEGCNNPVKVYCKKLFPEDEYDHLDYSRPSTSQKPHYHCMNDTVLNINRDEEKPSNLKAMSHLLEPRTVNNIAAGAFDEAAEEAETASTSLAALAKSYQAGVEDETNESICDNALTASPSSSPSHVI, encoded by the exons ATGCCATCGTTAACAACAacatattccaaattattatctcTTCTCATCGTTCTATGCGGAGTAAGCGTCGTTTTGTCAGAAGATTTGCTGGTCAACTTATCTGATGGATTGGAGGGCccaaatgtttgtaaaaaacgTGAGAA TTATCCCGTTGAGGTCACCACCACCGAACTGCAATCATATCAGGAACGCCAAACTGTCTGGTGTCTCAATGTACCACCGCGTTGCTCATCATATCAAATAAAACACCGAACTGTGAATAAGACGCGTACGCTTATGAAAACCCGTATTGTGCGCGCTTGTTGTG ATGGCTACACAGAAAATCTGAATGGCGATGGTTGCGTTCCCGAATGCAGTAAAAAATGCGAACATGGCAAATGTATTGCACCGGAGAAGTGCAAATGCGAACAAGGCTGGGGTGGCGAGACGTGCGACATAA ATTGCCCAGCGGGTTATTGGGGACGCGATTGCAGCAAACCCTGCGATTGCATGAACAATGCCACATGCGATCCGGCCACCGGTGACTGCGAATGCGCCAAAGGATATACGGGTGAGAAGTGTGGCGATACATGCGCGCCAGATCGCTACGGTGCCAAGTGTATGGAGGAGTGTCGCTGTGAGAATGGCGGCAGCTGCCATCACATTTCGGGCGAATGCAATTGTGCGCCTGGCTTTACGGGGCCACT ATGTGAGGATCTATGCCCCGACGGCAAACATGGCATGCAATGCAAACAAGATTGTCGTTGTCAGAATGGCGGTAAATGTGATCCGAAGAGTGGCAATTGCTTGTGCCCCGAGGGTTGGACGGGCGATGTTTGCGCCAATAAGTGTCCGGTTGGCTTCTTTGGCAAGCAGTGTAAAGAACAATGCGAGTGCTTCAAAGGTGGGCCCTGTCATCACATAACGGGCAAATGCGAATGCCCGCCGGGCTATTTGGGTGAGCTCTGCTATGAAGAGTGTCCATTCAACACTTACGGCGTGAATTGCACGGAGAAATGCAAGTGTCAAAATGACGCAATTTGTGACAAGGCGACAGGCGCTTGTCAATGTGCGCCCGGTTGGCGCGGCGATGACTGCAGCGAACGCATTTGTGTTTTCGATAAATACGGCGATGATTGTAACAACACTTGTGATTGCGATGCTGTCAATACGCACCTCTGTCATCCAGAGTCGGGCAAGTGCTACTGTAAGGATGGCTGGAGTGGTGCCCAATGCAATCGGCCATGCCCATTCCTTAAATACGGACCAAATTGTGAATTGAATTGTGATTGTGAAAATTTCGCGCGTTGTTCGCCGATCAATGGTACCTGCATATGCGCACCGGGTTTCCAAGGTGAGAGATGCGCAGAGCGTTGTGCGGAGGGACGTTATGGACAGGATTGCGCTCAAAAATGCGATTGTGAGAATGGCGCCGCTTGCTCACCCGAAACGGGACAATGTAGTTGTACTGCCGGTTGGAGAAACATCAAATGTGATCGTCCTTGCGACTTAAACTATTATGgtgaaaattgtaaattcaagtgtgattgcaaaaataatgcagGTTGTAATCCGCAAAACGGCACATGCACTTGTGCACCTGGCTGGACTGGCGAAAAATGTGATCAGAAATGTGAGGCGTTCACGTTTGGCCTCGGATGTGAATTGCAATGCGAATGCGATGCCAGCAATACGATCGCCTGTGATTCGGCCACGGGAAAATGTGTGTGCAAGCAGGGCTGGGGAG gtgtacattgCGAAACAAATTGTCCAACTGGCTattatggtgaaaattgtgatcAAGTTTGCAGATGCTTGAATAACTCTTCCTGCGATCCAGATAGTGGGCGTTGCATTTGTGCTGCTGGTTGGACTGGTGTTGACTGCTCCGAGCCATGCGCGCATGGTTTCTTCGGTGTTGGGTGCAGAGAACGTTGCCCGGAGTCGGCGCAAA ACAATACCAGCTGCGACCACATTACCGGCGAGATTGTCTGCCGTGCCGGCTACATTGGTTTGACTTGTAAACACCCCTGCCCGAGCGGTTACTATGGTCCTGGCTGTAAGAACCAATGCCATTGCGAAAATGGCGGTGAGTGCAATCATGTTTCCGGTCAATGTCTGTGTTTGCCCGGTTGGACTGGCGCCAATTGCAACATTTCTTGTCCCGATGAATACTATGGACCGAATTGCGGCCAGCATTGTCGTTGCCAAAACGGTGGCACTTGTCGCAAGAACGATGGCTTTTGTGTGTGTCCAGCTGGTTGGATGGGCACGCGTTGTGAAGAAg TCTGTCCCGAGGGCTTCTACGGCAAACACTGTATCACGCAATGCGAGTGTGCATCACAGAACTTCGTCTGTCACATTGCAGTCGGTTGTGTGTGTCGCAAGGGATATACGGGCGAAAATTGTGATATGCTTGCGGCTGAAGAGCGCATACAAGAAGCGAATGCTGGTT CCAATAAATTGGGTATCATTTGGGGCTGCTTTATCTTTCTTATTCTATTCGGCTGCATTATGATCGTCATTTACTATCGTCGACGCGTTTCTAACTTGAAAACTGAAATCCAGCACGTGCAGTACATTAGCGATACCAGTCAAGGTATGGGAGATCGTCACAATTTCGACAATCCCGTTTACGGCTATcaagaccaacaacaacagcgtttACTCAACAATATGCGACCGAAAATCAACAACTTGGATCGTAGCGGCATGTACGCAGACAATTCAAATGCTAGCACTGGAT CTGCTTCGTATTCGGTGAATTTTTCACACGATATGCTTGCCAAGAATCTAAATGCCGATCTCACCAATCCGAATGTATACAATCCGTACGAAGATCCTTTGAAAGAGGAGCATGTCTACGATGAAATTAAACAGAAAGAGGGTTGCAACAACCCTG TCAAAGTGTATTGCAAGAAACTCTTCCCTGAGG ATGAATATGATCACTTGGACTACTCGCGTCCAAGTACATCGCAGAAGCCGCATTATCATTGCATGAACGATACAGTGCTTAACATAAATCGTGACGAGGAGAAGCCGAGCAATTTGAAAGCGATGAGTCATCTACTAGAACCCCGAACTGTAAATAACATAGCAGCAGGCGCATTTGATGAAGCAGCGGAAGAAGCTGAAACAGCATCAACGTCATTGGCCGCATTGGCCAAGTCGTATCAGGCAGGCGTGGAGGATGAGACGAACGAGAGCATTTGTGATAATGCATTGACTGCCTCGCCTAGCTCCAGTCCAAGTCatgttatataa